From one Mycobacterium colombiense CECT 3035 genomic stretch:
- a CDS encoding DUF3710 domain-containing protein — MAPFGKRTPKDDDASDTPVAGEVSTRDAEDPAAEELEGPFDIEDFDDPAVAELARLDLGSVLIPMPEAGQLQVELTETGVPSAVWVVTPNGRFTIAAYAAPKTGGLWREVAAELAESLRNDSAQVSIKDGPWGREVVGTASGVVRFIGVDGYRWMIRCVINGPHETMEALEQEARAALADTVVRRGDTPLPVRTPLTVQLPEPMAQQLREAAAAQQAAQQGDAQQAEGQQAPPSEPAARRSVDGSAMQQLRTTTGG; from the coding sequence ATGGCTCCATTCGGTAAACGCACACCCAAAGACGACGACGCCTCCGACACCCCGGTGGCCGGCGAGGTCTCGACCCGCGACGCCGAGGACCCGGCTGCCGAGGAGCTCGAGGGCCCGTTCGACATCGAAGACTTCGACGACCCCGCGGTCGCGGAGCTCGCCCGGCTCGACCTGGGCTCGGTGCTGATCCCCATGCCGGAGGCCGGCCAGCTGCAGGTCGAGCTCACCGAAACCGGTGTGCCGAGCGCGGTCTGGGTCGTCACGCCCAACGGGCGCTTCACGATCGCCGCCTATGCCGCGCCCAAGACCGGCGGCCTGTGGCGGGAAGTGGCCGCCGAGCTCGCCGAATCGCTGCGCAACGACTCGGCCCAGGTCAGCATCAAGGACGGCCCGTGGGGTCGCGAGGTGGTGGGCACCGCGAGCGGCGTGGTGCGCTTCATCGGTGTCGACGGCTACCGCTGGATGATCCGCTGCGTCATCAACGGCCCGCACGAGACGATGGAAGCCCTGGAGCAGGAGGCGCGAGCGGCCTTGGCGGACACCGTGGTTCGGCGGGGTGACACGCCGCTGCCGGTGCGCACGCCGCTGACCGTGCAGCTGCCCGAGCCGATGGCGCAGCAACTGCGCGAGGCCGCCGCCGCGCAACAGGCGGCACAACAGGGCGACGCCCAGCAGGCCGAGGGGCAACAGGCGCCGCCCAGCGAGCCGGCCGCGCGGCGCAGCGTCGACGGGTCGGCCATGCAGCAGCTGCGCACCACCACCGGCGGCTGA
- a CDS encoding DUF3159 domain-containing protein, producing MTSNRINPERLLAQAGGVSGVIYSSLPVVVFVVASSVSGLVPAIVAALGVAALILVWRLIRRDSPQPAFSGFFGVALCALIAYVLGESKGYFLLGIWMSLVWAVVVAASVLIRRPLVGYGWSWATGRGDGWREVPRAVYAFDIASVGWVLVFAARFVVQGLLYDADRTGWLAVARIAMGWPLTVLAALATYAAIKSAQRALAAADGATVDVEPGAVTD from the coding sequence ATGACCTCTAACCGCATCAACCCCGAACGTCTGCTGGCACAGGCAGGCGGGGTCAGTGGCGTCATCTATTCGTCGCTGCCCGTGGTGGTCTTCGTCGTCGCGTCGAGCGTGTCGGGGCTGGTTCCCGCGATCGTGGCCGCGCTGGGTGTCGCCGCGCTGATCCTGGTGTGGCGGCTGATTCGCCGCGACTCGCCGCAACCGGCGTTCTCCGGGTTCTTCGGCGTCGCGCTGTGCGCGCTGATCGCCTACGTCCTGGGGGAGTCCAAGGGCTACTTCCTGCTGGGCATCTGGATGTCGCTGGTGTGGGCCGTGGTGGTCGCGGCGTCGGTGCTGATCCGGCGCCCTCTGGTCGGCTACGGGTGGAGCTGGGCCACCGGGCGGGGGGACGGCTGGCGCGAGGTGCCCCGGGCCGTCTACGCGTTCGACATCGCGTCGGTGGGCTGGGTGCTGGTGTTCGCCGCCCGGTTCGTGGTGCAGGGGCTGCTGTACGACGCCGACCGGACCGGATGGCTGGCGGTGGCACGGATCGCGATGGGCTGGCCGCTGACCGTGCTGGCCGCGTTGGCGACCTACGCGGCGATCAAGTCGGCGCAACGGGCCCTCGCCGCCGCCGACGGCGCCACGGTCGACGTGGAACCCGGCGCCGTCACCGACTGA
- a CDS encoding OB-fold nucleic acid binding domain-containing protein, protein MGAQGYLRRLTRRLTEDPERLDSEELSDEVASTGAQRAIDCERGQEVTMVGTLRSVECNGRACAGGVRAELFDGSDTVTLVWLGQRRIPGIDSGRTLRVRGRLGKLENGNKAIYNPHYEIQR, encoded by the coding sequence ATGGGGGCCCAAGGGTATCTGCGCCGGCTCACCCGTCGGTTGACGGAGGATCCGGAGCGACTCGACTCGGAGGAACTTTCCGACGAAGTCGCCAGCACCGGCGCGCAACGCGCGATCGACTGCGAGCGTGGCCAAGAGGTCACGATGGTGGGCACGCTTCGTAGCGTCGAGTGCAACGGCAGGGCCTGCGCCGGCGGAGTGCGCGCCGAATTGTTCGACGGCAGCGACACCGTCACGCTCGTCTGGCTGGGACAGCGCCGCATCCCCGGCATCGACTCCGGCCGCACCCTGCGAGTGCGTGGGCGCCTCGGCAAGCTGGAAAACGGAAACAAGGCGATCTACAACCCGCACTACGAAATTCAGCGGTGA
- a CDS encoding potassium channel family protein codes for MKVAVAGAGAVGRSVTRELIGNGHDVTLIERNPDHVDVDAIPAAHWRLGDACELSLLESVHLHEFDVVVAATGDDKANVVLSLLAKTEFAVPRVVARVNDPRNEWLFTDAWGVDVAVSTPRMLASLIEEAVAVGDLVRLMEFRKGQANLVEITLPDDTPWGGKPVRKLQLPRDTSLVTILRGPRVIVPEEDEPLEGGDELLFVAVAEAEEDLQKLLLGSHNPGGG; via the coding sequence ATGAAAGTAGCCGTAGCTGGCGCCGGCGCGGTCGGCCGCTCGGTCACCCGCGAGCTCATCGGCAACGGCCACGATGTGACGCTGATCGAACGTAATCCCGATCACGTCGACGTCGACGCCATCCCGGCCGCGCACTGGCGGCTGGGCGACGCCTGCGAACTGAGCCTGCTGGAGTCGGTGCACCTGCACGAGTTCGACGTGGTGGTGGCCGCGACCGGCGACGACAAGGCCAACGTCGTGCTAAGCCTTTTGGCCAAAACCGAATTCGCGGTGCCGCGGGTGGTGGCGCGGGTCAACGATCCCCGCAACGAATGGCTGTTTACCGACGCCTGGGGGGTCGACGTGGCGGTGTCGACGCCGCGCATGCTGGCGTCGCTGATCGAAGAGGCCGTCGCCGTCGGTGATCTGGTGCGGCTGATGGAATTCCGCAAAGGGCAGGCCAACCTGGTCGAGATCACGCTGCCCGACGACACGCCGTGGGGCGGTAAGCCGGTGCGCAAACTGCAACTGCCGCGGGACACCTCGCTGGTGACGATCCTGCGCGGCCCGCGGGTGATCGTGCCCGAGGAGGACGAGCCGCTGGAGGGCGGTGACGAGCTGCTGTTCGTCGCGGTCGCCGAGGCGGAAGAGGACCTGCAGAAGCTGCTACTGGGCAGCCACAATCCGGGCGGCGGCTGA
- a CDS encoding potassium channel family protein — MRVVVMGCGRVGSSVADGLSRIGHDVAVIDRDSTAFNRLSPEYAGERVLGQGFDRDVLLRARIEEADAFAAVSSGDNSNIISARLARETFGVKRVVARIYDAKRAEVYERLGIPTIATVPWTTDRLLNALLRETETAKWRDPTGTVAVSEVVLHEDWIGHRVTDLEQATGARVAFLIRFGAGVLPEPKSVIQAGDQVYVAAISGRAAEAVAIAALPPSEDLS, encoded by the coding sequence TTGAGAGTAGTGGTGATGGGCTGCGGCCGGGTCGGCTCTTCAGTGGCCGACGGTCTGTCCCGCATCGGTCACGACGTCGCGGTCATCGACCGGGACAGCACCGCGTTCAACCGGCTCAGCCCGGAATACGCCGGCGAGCGGGTGCTGGGGCAGGGATTCGACCGAGATGTGCTGCTGAGAGCCCGCATCGAGGAGGCGGACGCGTTCGCCGCGGTGTCCTCCGGCGACAACTCCAACATCATCTCCGCGCGGCTGGCCCGGGAGACGTTCGGCGTCAAGCGGGTGGTGGCCCGCATCTACGACGCCAAGCGCGCCGAGGTGTACGAGCGGCTGGGCATTCCCACCATCGCGACCGTGCCCTGGACCACCGACCGGCTGCTCAACGCGCTGCTGCGCGAGACCGAGACGGCCAAGTGGCGCGATCCGACCGGCACCGTCGCGGTGTCCGAGGTCGTCCTGCACGAGGACTGGATCGGGCATCGGGTCACCGATCTCGAGCAGGCCACCGGCGCCCGGGTCGCCTTCCTCATCCGTTTCGGGGCCGGCGTGTTGCCGGAACCCAAATCGGTGATCCAGGCCGGCGACCAGGTGTACGTCGCCGCGATCTCCGGCCGCGCCGCCGAGGCGGTGGCCATCGCCGCCCTGCCACCCAGCGAAGACCTGTCATGA